The sequence ATCGCTCAACACGACGAACGGGGGGTGGGAATGGGTCTCTACGTCGAGACGCGGATCCGGGCCGGCATGGACGAACTCTGGGAGCGCAGCCAGGACCCGGCCCAGCACCGGCGGTGGGACCTGCGGTTCACCTCCATCGGTTACCTCCCGCGCGCCGAGGGCGAGCCCCAGCGGTTCCGGTACGCGACCCGCGTACTGCCGTTCCTCTCCGTCGACGGGACCGGGATCTCCGCCGGGGAACGCCACCGCCCCGACGGCACCCGGGTGTCGGCCCTGCGGTTCGCCTCGGAGCACCCGCTGTCGCTGCTCGCCGAGGGCAGCGGCTACTGGCGCTACGTCCCCGACGCCGACGGGATCCGCTTCCTCACCGGCTACGACTACCGGCCGCGCTGGGGTCGTTTCGGGGCCCTCGCCGACCGGCTGGTCCTGCGCCCCCTCATGGGCTGGGCCACCGCATGGTCCTTCGACCGGTTGCGGCTGTGGTGCGAGCGCGGGACCACCCCGGGCCGCGCCCTGGCCCGCGCGATCGGCGAGAGCGCCCTGCGCGCCCTGCTGTCGGTGGCCGCCCTGCTGTACGCGCCGCTGCCGATCGCCCTGTTCGTCCTGGCCGCCGCACTGCTGGTGCCCCCGCTGCCCGGCACCCCGGCCGCCCGCCGCTGCCTGCGCACCCCGCCCGGGCGGACCCCGGCCTCCGCGCCCCGCCTGCTGAGCACCCTGGAGCTGTCATGACCTCCATCTTCCGGGCCCACATGGGCGCCGAGTTCGACCGTCTGCACCCGCAGATCCAGCGCCGCTTCTCGGTGGGGCTCACGAGCGGCGAGGGCTGTGTCGGCCGCGGCACCATGGAGCGGATATGGCACGGCCCCGGTTATGTGAAGCCCTTCCTCCGGCTCGGCGGAACACGGAACATCCTGGTGCCGCGCGAGGGGCGCGACGTCCCCTTCGTCATCGAGAACCTCCCCTACCTCGACTCCTTCGGCCGCGAGACCGTCACCTTCGTCCGGACCTTCCAGCTGCCCGACGGGCCGCACCGGTTCGACGCCACCATGGTCCACAGCCCCGAACGCGACTGCGTCCTCGACTACCTGGGCACCCACCAGCACCTCGCCAGCGACCTCCACATGAGCGCCGAGCCCGACGGCTCGCTGCTCATCCGCTCCGGCGAACACCGCTTCCGTGAGGGCCCCGTCGACGTCCGCGTGCCCGACCTGATCGGCGGCGACGCCGAGGTCCGCGAGTCCTTCGACGACGCCACCGGCCGGTTCCGGATCCGGGTGCGCGTGGTCAACCGCCGCTTCGGACCGCTCTTCGGCTACGAGGGCTCCTTCACCGCGGAGTACGTCGACGCCCGCGAACAGTGGGCGACCGGCCTGTGCGGCGACCTGCGGCCGGTCCGCGAGGAGGCCCGGGCATGAGCGCCGCCACCAAGGAGAAGCTGCTCGAAGGAGCCCTGCGCACCCTGGCCGAGCAGGGCGTCGCCAAGGCCTCCGCACGCACCGTCGCGGCCACCGCCGGGGTGGGGCAGGGCCTGATCTTCTACCACTTCGGCTCCGTGGACGAGCTGCTCGCCGCGGCCTGCCGGTACGGCGCCGAGCAGCGCGTGGCCCGCTACCGCGACCGCCTCGCCGCCCTGGGCAGCCTCGCCGAACTGCTGGAGTTCGCCCGCGCCATGCACGAGGAGGAACGGGCCGCCGGGAACGTCGCCCTGCTCGGGCAGCTGCTGGCCGCCGGGCAGACCTCGCCCGTCCTCGCCGCCGCCACCGCCGACGGGCTCGGACTGTGGATCGAGGAGCTGGAGAAGGTCCTCACCCGGCTGCTGGCGGCGACCCCGCTGGAGGGGTACGCCGACCCGGCCGGGCTGGCCCGGGCCACGGCCGCCTCCTTCATCGGCATCGAGCTGTACGAAGGGGTCGACCCGCAGGGCGCCGGCAGCGCGCTCGCCGCGCTGGAACAGCTCGCCGGACTGGCCACGATGCTGGAAGGTCTCGGCTCCCTGAGCCAGCGCGTGGTGCGGCACGGCCTGCGGCGCGGCACCCGCTGAACCGGGCCGCACCGCCCGCGCCGCCGGAGCCACCCGCGCGCATCACCCGTACGGCCTACGGCGCCCGATCCGCGGAAGGACCGCCCGGTCGGCCGAGCCCCGTTCGACACGACCGAAGCTGTCACCTTTCGTAGGGATATCGGCCTCGGGATCGAGCATCGGGAGGGACCGTGGCGCCGGAAAGCTTCGACTACGAGACGCACAGCCGCCTCGCCGGTCCCCTCGCGCGACCGACCCCCGGCCCCGACGGCGTGTACCGGGTGGAGTACCGCTCCCTGCTCTCGCGCGAGGAGGTCCGCACCCGAATACGGGCGATCGCCCTCATGACCCTCGCCCCGGTGGCCGCGGCCGGACTGCTGCTCTACCTGGTCTGGCCCAGTCACTGGACCGTCCGGGAGGGCGCAGCCCGTTGGCTGGTCGTCCTCGATGCCACGATGCTCTGCTCCATCGCGCTGATCATGCTTTTCACCCTGGTCAACGTGGTGTCGATCGCCCACGCCACGATGGTCGCCCGCGACCCCGTCCCCGTACCGGCCGAGCCCGGCACCCGCGTCGCGTTCCTGACGACCTACGTCCCCGGCAAGGAACCCCTCGCCATGGTGCGGGCCACGCTCCAGGGCGCGCGGCGCGTGCGCCACGACGGGCCGCTGGACATATGGCTGCTGGACGAGGGCGACGACCCCGAGGCCCGGGCGCTGTGCGCGCGGCTCGGTGTACGGCATTTCACCCGCAAGGGCGTGCCCGAGTGGAACACGGCCCAAGGCCCCCACCGGGCGAGGACCAAGCACGGCAACTACAACTCCTGGCTGCTGCGGCACGGCGACGACTACGAGTTCTTCGCCTCCGTCGACACCGACCACGTCCCGCTCGCGAACTACCTGGAGCGGATGCTCGGATTCTTCCGCGACCCCGACGTCGCCTTCGTCGTCGGCCCCCAGGTCTACGGCAACTACACCGAGGCCGTCACCAAGGCCGCCGAATCCCAGCAGTACCTCTTCCACGCCCTGATCCAGCGCGCCGGCAACCGGTACGGCGCCCCGATGTTCGTCGGCACCAACAACGCCGTCCGGATCAGCGCCCTGCGGCAGATCGGCGGGCTCTACGACTCCATCACCGAGGACATGGCCACCGGCTTCGAGCTCCACCGCAGCAGGAACCCGGCCACGGGGCGGTTCTGGCGCTCCGTCTACACCCCCGACGTACTCGCCGTCGGCGAGGGCCCCGCCTCCTGGACCGACCTCTTCACCCAGCAGCTGCGCTGGTCGCGCGGCACCTACGAGACCTTGTTCAAGCAGTACCGCAAGAGCCTGTTCACGATGCCCGCCGGGCGCCGGCTCAACTACACGTTGATGCTCGTCTACTACCCGATGACCGCGGTGAACTGGCTGCTCGGCATCCTCAGCTGCGCCCTCTTCCTCTGGTTCGGCGCCTCCGGCACCCAGGTCTCCTCCAAGGTCTGGCTGATGCTCTACGCCGACGCGGCCGCCCTCCAGGTGGGCCTCTACCTGTGGAACCGCCGCCACAACGTCTCGCCCCACGAACCGGCGGGCTCCGGCGGCGTCGCGGGCATGGCCCTGTCCGCGGTCTGCGCGCCCGTCTACCTCAGGTCGCTCGGCTCGGCGGTGCTGCGCACCGAGGGCCGTTTCGTCGTCACCCCCAAGGGCGGGGACGCCAGCCCCGACCGGTTGGCGACCTTCCGCATCCACCTCTTCTGGGCCGCCGTCCTGATCGCCTCGCTGCTCGCGTCCGTCCGCTTCGAGCACACGCACGTCGCCATGCGCGTCTGGGCGGTGCTGGCCCTGGCCATCGCACTCGCCCCGCTCGCCGTGTGGTGCGTGACGCGCGGCCGACCGGGGTCCGGGGGCGGGACGGAACCGGGCTCCGAGCCGGGTGAGGAGCCGGCGTACGTCCAAGCGACAGGAGGGAACTGAGCATGGACTACCGGCCTTCGAAGAAGTTCAAGAAGACCGCCCTGGGCGCCGCGGCCGTGCTGGTGCTCGTCGCGCTCAACGCGCCCGCCGCGCTCTCCTTCGCCGAGGACAAGTACCACTCGTACAAGATCGGGCAGACCAGCTACCGGATCCAGTACGGGTCGTGGGGCCTGGTCGGGCTCCCCGAGGAGTACCGGATCAACGCCATGCACGCGGCCCTGCTGCACACGGGGAAGGTGCTGCTCATCGCCGGTAGCGGCAACAACCAGAAGAACTTCGACAAGGGCACCTTCGAGACCGTCCTGTGGAATCCCGAGGACAACAGCTTCAAGAAGATCCCGACCCCGGAGGACTTCTTCTGCGCCGGGCACAGCCAGCTGCCCGACGGGCGCCTGCTGGTGGCCGGCGGCACCGCCCGCTACGAGGTCCTGCACGGGAAGGTCACCCGGGCGGGCGGCCGGATGCGGGTCAAGAACGAGAACCCCGACAAGACCGTCAAGCTGCGCAAGGGCACCCGGTTCCGGTCCCCGTCCGGGGTGGAGTACGAGGCGAAGTTCGACGTGGTCGTGCCGAAGGCCAGGAAGAACTTCGAGATCACCTACGGGCGCGGCGGAAAGGCGATGCCCTGGCGGACCACCGTGGTCGCCGCCGAGTCACGGGTCTTCGTGGAGGCGGTGAAGCCCGGCGCCGCGGGGCTGACGACGGAGGCCGCGCAGTACGAGGTGGTCGGGCTGACCGGCAAGGACGCCGACAACGTCTACGGGCTCGCGGAGCGACTGAGCGCCGACAAACAGGACTTCCAGGGCATCAAGTCGGCGTACGAGTTCGACCCGGAGGCGGAGAAGTACCTCCGCGTCGACCCGATGAGCGACGCCCGCTGGTATCCGACGCTCGTGACCCTGGAGGACGGGCGGGTGCTCGCGGTCTCCGGCCTCAACGACGTGGGCGACGTGGTGCCCGGCGACAACGAGTACTACGACCCGCAGACCAAGAAGTGGTCGAAGGCTCCCTTCCACTACTTCCCGACCTATCCCGCGCTCTTCCTCATGCAGGGCGGCAAGCTCCTCTACACCGGCTCCAACGCGGGCTACGGCCCCAAGACCAAGGGGCGCGAGCCGGGTGTGTGGGACCTGGCGACCAACACGTTCGAGAAGGTGGGCGGGCTCGCCGAGCCGGACCGCATGGAGACCTCCTCCTCGCTCCTGCTGGCGCCCGCCCAGGACCAGAAGGTGATGGTCCTCGGCGGCGGCGGGGTCGGCGAGTCCAAGCTCTCCTCCGGCCGGACCGCGATCATCGACCTGAAGGAGGAGAACCCGGTCTTCCGGTCCTCGGCGCGGCTGCCCCGCGCCACCCGCTATCTGAGCAGCGTGCTGCTGCCGGACGACTCGGTCTTCACCACGGGCGGTTCCGCCGACTACCGCGGCCGCGGTGCCAGCGACATCCACAAGGCGCAGTTCTACTACCCGCGCACCGACTCCTTCGTGGCCGCCGCGGACCCGACCGTGGGCCGCAACTACCACTCCGAGGCGCTGCTGTTGCCGGACGGGCGGGTGGCGACCTTCGGCTCGGACCCGCTCTTCGCCGACAAGGACAACACCAGGCTGGGCAAGTTCGAGCACCGGATGGAGGTGTACTCGCCCCCGTACCTCTACCGGGACCCGGCCCGGCGGCCGGTCCTGGGCGACGGGCCCGAAGCGTTCGACGCGGCCGGGCGGGCCACCTTCGCCACCGCGGACCCGGAGCGGATCGCGCGGGCCCGCCTGATGCGACCGAGCGCGGTCACGCACACCACGGACGTGGAGCAGCGTTCGATCGAGCTCGGGCTGACCAAGGCGGACCGCTCGGTCACGGTCGAGGTGCCCCAGGACCCGACGCTGGTGCCGCCGGGCTGGTACATGCTGTTCGTGACCGACGCGGACGGGACGCCGTCGGTGGCGAAGTGGCTCCAGGTCAAGGCCCCGCGGCCGGCGGCCCCGTAGGGGGTGTCCGGGCCGCGTCCGGTCATTCGCGGGCGCGGCGGGCCAGCCCCAGGGCGTAGTCCGGCCACCAGGTGCCGGCCGACGGGCCGCCGCGGCAGGTCCCGTCGGACTCGCCGGGCCGCTTGACCCAGAGGTACGCGTCGACGAGCGGGTCGCCCGTCCGGTCGGTCGGCGGCGCCCCGAGGGCGCGGCCCGGCGGATTGCACCAGGCCTGGGCGCGGTCGCCGGGCAGTGGGCCGTCGCCGTTGCGGCTGGTGTCGATGACGAAGTGCTTGCCGCTGGTGCCCTGGGAGATCTTCGCGCCGTAGGCCCGGGCGGCCGCGTCGGGCTGGAAGTTGGAGACGTTGAGGGCGAAGCCGTCGGCGCGGGCGAGGCCCGCCTTGAAGAGGGGGTCGACGAGGTCCATCGGGTTGGGGATCCAGGCCGGGTTGCCGGCGTCCAGATAGACCTTGGTGTTGCGGTTCTTCTTCAGCCGGTCGACGGCCTCGGAGAGCAGTTGGTAGCGCTCGGCGTGGTGCTCGGGCCGGGTGCACCCGTCGATGATGTGCGCGATCGCGTCGGGCTCCAGGACGACGACGGCCTTGGTGTCCTCGATGTTGTCGGCGAAGGCGCCGATCCAGCTCCGGTAGGCGCGGGCGTCCGGGGCGCCGCCGGCCGAGTGCTGCCCGCAGTCCCGGTAGGGGATGTTGTACGCGGCGAGCAGCAGGGTCCGCCCGGTGGCCCGGGCCCCCGCCCGGGCCCGGCGGATCTCGGGACCGGGGTCGTCACCCGGCCCCCACAGGGTGAGCGGGCGGTCCGCGATCCGGCGCAGCACCTGGGCGTCGCTGTTGCGGCCGGCGGCCTCCCACGCGGCGACCTGCCGGGCGGCGTCGCTGTGCGGGTCCACCCAGAACGGGGACTCCTCGGCCGCGACGATGGGGGAGGGCGCCACGGGCGAGGCGGCGGGGGTGCCCGACTCGGGCGCGGGTTCACCGCCGCAGGCGGGGGCCGCGGCGAGGAGCGCGAGGAGGCCGAGGACGGGGGCGGTGGTGCGAAAACGCGGCCTGCGAGCGGCGGGGGGCATCCGGCTTCCTCGGGACGAAGGGTCGGGCAGCGGAGCAAGATACCGGGATATGTTGACATGTCGGGCAGTAGGCATGGCTGTGCGACACCGGGCGGCGGCGGGGCCACGGAGGCGGGCCGGGCGGGCGAGGTCCGGCGGGCCGGGCTCAGGGGGCGGGGTCGCCCGTGGTGAGGGCGATCGCCAGCGGGGTGCGCTCATAGCGGACCTGGTGGCCGTGACGGGCGGAGATGAGCAGTCCCGCCGCGTGCAGGACCCCCAGATGGGCCGAGACCGTGGACGGGGCCAGACCGAGCCGGTGGGCCAGCGCCGTGGTGGAGGCCGGCTCCTCCAGCGCGCACAGCACCTCGGCCCGGGCCCGGCCCAGCAGCCGGGCGAGCGCGTCCGGGGTGTTCTCCTGGGCCGGGGTCCACAGGGCGCCGACGCCACGCGCCGGATAGACGATGGTGGGCTGCCAGGGCGGGTCGAAGCCGCCCGCGATCCCCGGCCAGATGAAGGCGCTCGGCATCAGCAGCAGCCCCTGGCCGCCCAGGACGCGCTCGTGGTGACTGGGCCGCTCGATGGTCAGGGTGAGGGTGGCGGGATCCCAGGCGAGGCCCGGGTGCAGACCGTCGAAGAGCGACTGGAGCCCGCCGGCGGCCAGGCGCCGCGAGTGGAAGAGGATGTCCGCCTCCAGCAGGGCCCGCAGCCGCGGCCAGTGCGGCTCGATCAGCAGGCTCCAGGCCCGCTCCATCAGATCGGCCAGTTCGTGTACGGCCCGCGCCGGATCGGCGAGGAGGTGGCGGCCCGTATCGCTGTCGAGGGCGCCGGGCGTGCAGGCCAGCGACTTGCGCATGTCCTCGTGCGCCGCGGCCGGGTCCGCCCCGCGGATCAGCGCGAGCTCCTCCGCGAAGGAGACCCCCGGTCCGCTCGGCGGCGGGCCGATGAAGTCCGCGCTGTGCCCGCGGTGCGGCATCAGCAGCCACAACGGCCGCAGGTCCAACCCGTCGGCAGCGGCGCGGATCCCCCGCAGCCAGGGCAGGTGGTAGCCCTGCCGTTCCGTGAGCTTCAGGGTGCGGACCGCCTCCATCGTCTCCCACGCGGGCGACAGCGCGAACCGGCACCGCAGCAGATCCTCGTGCCCGAAGTAGTGGTGCAACCCCATCCCGGTGCTCCCTCCCCTTCCCCCGGACTTCCGCCGAGACAAGGACCGACAAGGACCGACAGGACTGACAGGACTGACAGGACTGACAGGACTGACAAGGACTCTGCCTCAACATTCGGCCACAGGCGAATCTCTGGGGCGCCGGCCCCGGGCCCGGGACGCTGGGCCCATGCCAGCCGACACCCAGGCGCCCGGGCGGTCCGCACCGCCCCCGGGCTACCGCTCCGTGTTCCGGGTCCGTGAGTTCCGTACCGTCTTCGCCGCACATCTGCTGTCCGTGTTCGGCGTGGTCGTCGCCGAGATCTCGCTGTCCGTCCTCGTCTACCGCACCACCGGCTCACCCCTGATGAGCGCGCTCACCTTCGCCCTCGGCTTCCTCCCGTACGTCCTCGGCGGCACCCTCCTCGCCGGGATCGCCGACCGCCACCCCGCCCGCCGGGTGCTCGTCACCTGCGACCTCGTCTGCGCGCTCTGCGCCGCCGCCATGGTGGCGCCGGGCACGCCCGTCGCCGTGCTCCTCGTCCTGCGCTGCGCCATGGCCTTCGTCGCGCCGCTGTTCCAGGGCACGCGCAACGCCTCCCTCTCCGACATCCTCGGCACCGGCGACGCCTTCGTCCTGGGCCGCTCGCTGCTGCGCATGGTGGCCCAGAGCGCCCAGCTCATCGGCTTCGGCCTCGGTGGGCTGCTGCTCACCGTGCTCGCGCCACGCGCCGCCATCGCCCTCACCGCCGCCGGCTTCCTCGGCTCCGCGCTGCTGCTGCGGCTGGGCACGCGCAGCCGACCCGCCCGCGGCGGCGCCCGTACCTCCCCGCTCGCCGGACTGCGCGCCGTCCTCGGCCGCCGCCGGCTGCGGGCGCTGATGCTGCTGTTCTGGCTGCCGCCCGTCTTCCTCGTCGTCCCCGAGGCGCTGCTCGCCCCGTACGCGGACGGCATCGGCGTCGGCACCGCCGCGCTGGGCCTGATGATGTGCGCCATGCCCGTCGGCACCATCGCCGGGGAACTCTGGGCGGGCTCCGCCCTCACCGCCCGCACGCGCTCGCGGATCGTGATCCCGCTCGCCTCCGCCGGGCTGCTGCCGCTCCTGCTCTTCGCCCTGCGGCCGGGCCTGCCCGTGGTCCTCGCCGCCCTGCTGCTCGCCGGGCTGGCCCACGCCTACACCCTCGGGCTGGACCAGTGGTACGTCGACGCCGTCCCCGACGAGCTGCGGGGCCGGGCCATGACCTTGCTCAGCACCGGCCTGATGACCCTCCAGGGAGTCGGCATGGCCCTGGCCGGGCTGGCGGCCGAATTCCGCCCGGTGCACGAGGTGGTCACCGGCGCCGGGGTCCTCGGAACCGGGGTCGTCCTGCTGCTCCTGGCCGAACTCCGGTCCGCCGTCCGGCAGGAGGAACGACTGAGGGATGAGACGGCCCTCGCCGTGAAGTGACCTCCCGGTAGGGTCGGACGCGTGCCCAAGCCGCTCAGCCTTCCCTTCGATCCCATCGCCCGCGCCGACGAGCTCTGGCAGCAGCGCTGGGGACCCGTGCCCTCGATGGCCGCGATCACCTCGATCATGCGCGCGCACCAGATCCTGCTCGGCGAGGTCGACGCGGTCGTCAAGCCGTACGGGCTCACCTTCGCCCGGTACGAGGCACTGGTGCTGCTCACCTTCTCCAAGGCCGGCGAACTGCCGATGTCCAAGATCGGCGAGCGGCTGATGGTCCACCCGACGTCGGTGACCAACACCGTGGACCGGCTGGTGAGGTCCGGACTGGTCGCCAAGCGGCCCAACCCGAACGACGGCCGCGGCACCCTCGCCTCCATCACGGAGAAGGGCCGCGAGGTCGTCGAGGCCGCCACGAAGGCCCTGATGGCCGTCGACTTCGGCCTCGGCGCGTACGACGCCGAGGAGTGCGGGGAGATCTTCGCGCTGCTGCGCCCGCTGCGGGTGGCCGCGGCGGACTTCCAGGACTAGGCCGTCTCTTTCGGATCATGCCGGGCCCCGGGGCCGCGTCAAGATCGAGCAAAACGGACGGCTAGGCTCGTCGGCATGAAACGAAGCGTGCTGACCCGCTACCGCGCCATGGCCTACGTGACCGCGGTCATGCTCCTGATCCTCTGTGCCTGCATGGTGGCGAAGTACGGCTTCGACACCGGCGCCGACCTGACCTTCGTGGTCTCGCAGGCCCACGGTGTGCTCTTCATGATCTATCTGGTCTTCGCCTTCGACCTGAGCTCCAAGGCCAGGTGGTCCTTCGGCAAGATGCTCTGGGTCATGCTCAGCGGAACGATTCCGGTGGCAGCCTTCTTCGTCGAGCGCAAGGTCCGCGCCGAGGTCGAACCGCTGGTCGACGACTCGCTCGCGACCGCCAAGGCCTGATCTCCGCCGCGTACGAGGCGAGCGTCACCCACCCCCGGGGCGACTCCCCGGGGGTTTGCCATCGACATTTACTAGGACGTCCTAGTAAATTCATGGGTATGGACGCTGACGCCATCGAGGAAGGCCGCCGTCGCTGGCAGGCCCGCTATGACAAGGCCCGCAAGCGCGAGGCAGACTTCACCACGCTCTCCGGCGACGAGGTCGAACCGGTCTACGGTCCCCGCCCCGGCGACGCGTACGAGGGCTTCGAGCGCATCGGGTGGCCGGGCGAGTACCCGTACACCCGCGGGCTCCACGCCACCGGGTACCGCGGGCGGACCTGGACCATCCGGCAGTTCGCCGGGTTCGGGAACGCCGAGCAGACCAACGAGCGCTACAAGATGATCCTGGCCGCCGGCGGCGGCGGGCTCTCCGTCGCCTTCGACATGCCGACCCTCATGGGGCGTGACTCCGACGACCCCCGCTCCCTGGGCGAGGTGGGCCACTGCGGGGTCGCCATCGACTCCGCCGCCGACATGGAGATCCTGTTCAAGGACATCCCGCTCGGTGACGTCACGACCTCGATGACGATCTCGGGTCCGGCCGTCCCCGCCTTCTGCATGTACCTGGTCGCCGCCGAACGGCAGGGCGTGGACCCCGCCGTCCTCAACGGCACGCTCCAGACCGATATCTTCAAGGAGTACATCGCCCAGAAGGAGTGGCTCTTCGAACCCGAGCCGCACCTTCGCCTCATCGGCGACCTCATGGAGTACTGCACGAAGGGCATCCCGGCCTACAAGCCGCTGTCCGTCTCCGGCTACCACATCCGCGAGGCCGGGGCCACGGCCGCGCAGGAGCTCGCGTACACCCTGGCCGACGGCTTCGGCTACGTGGAGCTGGGCCTCTCGCGCGGCATGGACGTCGACGCCTTCGCCCCCGGCCTGTCCTTCTTCTTCGACGCGCACCTCGACTTCTTCGAGGAGATCGCCAAGTTCCGCGCCGCGCGCCGGATCTGGGCCCGCTGGATGAAGGAGGTCTACGGGGCGAAGAGCGAGAAGTCCATGTGGCTGCGCTTCCACACCCAGACCGCCGGTGTCTCCCTGACCGCGCAGCAGCCGTACAACAACGTCGTGCGCACCGCTGTGGAGGCCCTCGCGGCCGTGCTCGGCGGCACGAACTCCCTGCACACCAACGCCCTGGACGAGACCCTCGCCCTGCCGAGCGAGCAGGCGGCCGAGATCGCCCTGCGCACGCAGCAGGTGCTGATGGAGGAGACCGGCGTCGCCAACGTGGCGGACCCGCTGGGCGGTTCCTGGTTCGTGGAGCAGCTCACCGACCGCATCGAGGCCGAGGCCGAGAAGATCTTCGAGCAGATCAAGGAGCGCGGCCTGCGCGCCCACCCGGACGGGCAGCACCCGATCGGGCCGATCACCTCGGGCATCCTGCGCGGCATCGAGGACGGCTGGTTCACCGGGGAGATCGCCGAGTCGGCCTTCCAGTACCAGCGGTCCCTGGAGAAGGGCGACAAGCGCGTCGTCGGCGTCAACGTGCACCACGGGTCGGTCACCGGGGACCTGGAGATCCTCCGGGTCAGCCACGAGGTGGAGACCGTCCAGGTGCGGGAGCTCGCGGCCCGCAAGGCCCGCCGCGACGACGTCAAGGTCGACGCGGCACTGAAGGCGATGCTGGACGCCGCCCGGGACGGGGCGAACATGATCCCGGCCATGCTGGACGCGGTGCGGGCCGAGGCCACGATGGGCGAGATCTGCAACGTCCTGCGCGACGAGTGGGGCACGTACACCGAGCCCCCGGGCTTCTGACCCACCGCCCGTAAAGGTGTGGAACGGCCGGTCATGGCGACCCTACGGTGGCCCCATGACCGGCCTTCCCGTTTCCGTGCCCGGTGTCAGCGCTCGCGTGGTGATGCAGATCGGCTGCGGCCCGTACGCGTACATCGTCGTCGACTTCGAACCGCCCGGCGCCGACGGTGCGTCGGAGTTCCTGCACACCGTGCGGGAGGAGCGGCTGCCGCACGAGTTCCTGCCCGCGGTGTTCGAGGGGATCCAGGAGGGGCTGGGCGGGGTGACGGCCCGGGTGCGCGTCACGGACGGCGGCTTCCACGAGGTCGACTCCAGGGACGACGGCTACCGGTTGGCCGGGCTGTACGCGGGCCGGGCCGCGCTCGCGGGCGCCGGACTGGGGCCGCCGCCCGAGAACCAGGGCCGACGGATCAAGGTGAGTTGGCCCGGAAAGCCCCGCCCGACGGCGCAGACGTAGTCGGGACGCGTCAGGCCGCCGCCGGGCCCCGGAGGCCGTGCATCAGGAGGGCCGTGAAGGTGGCCACCCAGACCTCGTCCACCGGTTCGGAGCTCACCAGGGCGCGGTGCACGACCGTGCCGGCAATCACGTCGAAGATCAGGTCCGTGGTGCGGCCCGCGAGGGTCTCGTCCTCCTCGTACGGGAGTTCGCCGCGGGCCTGGGCCCGCTCGCG comes from Streptomyces virginiae and encodes:
- a CDS encoding DUF4166 domain-containing protein — protein: MTSIFRAHMGAEFDRLHPQIQRRFSVGLTSGEGCVGRGTMERIWHGPGYVKPFLRLGGTRNILVPREGRDVPFVIENLPYLDSFGRETVTFVRTFQLPDGPHRFDATMVHSPERDCVLDYLGTHQHLASDLHMSAEPDGSLLIRSGEHRFREGPVDVRVPDLIGGDAEVRESFDDATGRFRIRVRVVNRRFGPLFGYEGSFTAEYVDAREQWATGLCGDLRPVREEARA
- a CDS encoding TetR/AcrR family transcriptional regulator — encoded protein: MSAATKEKLLEGALRTLAEQGVAKASARTVAATAGVGQGLIFYHFGSVDELLAAACRYGAEQRVARYRDRLAALGSLAELLEFARAMHEEERAAGNVALLGQLLAAGQTSPVLAAATADGLGLWIEELEKVLTRLLAATPLEGYADPAGLARATAASFIGIELYEGVDPQGAGSALAALEQLAGLATMLEGLGSLSQRVVRHGLRRGTR
- a CDS encoding glycosyltransferase family 2 protein, which gives rise to MAPESFDYETHSRLAGPLARPTPGPDGVYRVEYRSLLSREEVRTRIRAIALMTLAPVAAAGLLLYLVWPSHWTVREGAARWLVVLDATMLCSIALIMLFTLVNVVSIAHATMVARDPVPVPAEPGTRVAFLTTYVPGKEPLAMVRATLQGARRVRHDGPLDIWLLDEGDDPEARALCARLGVRHFTRKGVPEWNTAQGPHRARTKHGNYNSWLLRHGDDYEFFASVDTDHVPLANYLERMLGFFRDPDVAFVVGPQVYGNYTEAVTKAAESQQYLFHALIQRAGNRYGAPMFVGTNNAVRISALRQIGGLYDSITEDMATGFELHRSRNPATGRFWRSVYTPDVLAVGEGPASWTDLFTQQLRWSRGTYETLFKQYRKSLFTMPAGRRLNYTLMLVYYPMTAVNWLLGILSCALFLWFGASGTQVSSKVWLMLYADAAALQVGLYLWNRRHNVSPHEPAGSGGVAGMALSAVCAPVYLRSLGSAVLRTEGRFVVTPKGGDASPDRLATFRIHLFWAAVLIASLLASVRFEHTHVAMRVWAVLALAIALAPLAVWCVTRGRPGSGGGTEPGSEPGEEPAYVQATGGN
- a CDS encoding kelch motif-containing protein; translation: MDYRPSKKFKKTALGAAAVLVLVALNAPAALSFAEDKYHSYKIGQTSYRIQYGSWGLVGLPEEYRINAMHAALLHTGKVLLIAGSGNNQKNFDKGTFETVLWNPEDNSFKKIPTPEDFFCAGHSQLPDGRLLVAGGTARYEVLHGKVTRAGGRMRVKNENPDKTVKLRKGTRFRSPSGVEYEAKFDVVVPKARKNFEITYGRGGKAMPWRTTVVAAESRVFVEAVKPGAAGLTTEAAQYEVVGLTGKDADNVYGLAERLSADKQDFQGIKSAYEFDPEAEKYLRVDPMSDARWYPTLVTLEDGRVLAVSGLNDVGDVVPGDNEYYDPQTKKWSKAPFHYFPTYPALFLMQGGKLLYTGSNAGYGPKTKGREPGVWDLATNTFEKVGGLAEPDRMETSSSLLLAPAQDQKVMVLGGGGVGESKLSSGRTAIIDLKEENPVFRSSARLPRATRYLSSVLLPDDSVFTTGGSADYRGRGASDIHKAQFYYPRTDSFVAAADPTVGRNYHSEALLLPDGRVATFGSDPLFADKDNTRLGKFEHRMEVYSPPYLYRDPARRPVLGDGPEAFDAAGRATFATADPERIARARLMRPSAVTHTTDVEQRSIELGLTKADRSVTVEVPQDPTLVPPGWYMLFVTDADGTPSVAKWLQVKAPRPAAP
- a CDS encoding glycoside hydrolase family 6 protein, producing the protein MPPAARRPRFRTTAPVLGLLALLAAAPACGGEPAPESGTPAASPVAPSPIVAAEESPFWVDPHSDAARQVAAWEAAGRNSDAQVLRRIADRPLTLWGPGDDPGPEIRRARAGARATGRTLLLAAYNIPYRDCGQHSAGGAPDARAYRSWIGAFADNIEDTKAVVVLEPDAIAHIIDGCTRPEHHAERYQLLSEAVDRLKKNRNTKVYLDAGNPAWIPNPMDLVDPLFKAGLARADGFALNVSNFQPDAAARAYGAKISQGTSGKHFVIDTSRNGDGPLPGDRAQAWCNPPGRALGAPPTDRTGDPLVDAYLWVKRPGESDGTCRGGPSAGTWWPDYALGLARRARE
- a CDS encoding ArsR/SmtB family transcription factor, with amino-acid sequence MGLHHYFGHEDLLRCRFALSPAWETMEAVRTLKLTERQGYHLPWLRGIRAAADGLDLRPLWLLMPHRGHSADFIGPPPSGPGVSFAEELALIRGADPAAAHEDMRKSLACTPGALDSDTGRHLLADPARAVHELADLMERAWSLLIEPHWPRLRALLEADILFHSRRLAAGGLQSLFDGLHPGLAWDPATLTLTIERPSHHERVLGGQGLLLMPSAFIWPGIAGGFDPPWQPTIVYPARGVGALWTPAQENTPDALARLLGRARAEVLCALEEPASTTALAHRLGLAPSTVSAHLGVLHAAGLLISARHGHQVRYERTPLAIALTTGDPAP